GAAGCCATATATCCTTCAACTTCACAAATAGTAATTTTAATTTTCATAATATGAATAGCAATGTTTTTTATAATTTCGTTTATTTACTTATTGATTTCATGGATTAATTATAGAAAACCTGTCACAAAATTGCTAAAATTTGATCAATTTTAACAATCACTTTTTAAAAATAGATAATTCACTACCAAATATTTTTTGAAAATATTTGGTATTTTATTTTTTAGAGCGCGATAAGCATCGCCAAAAACGGAACATTTTAACATAAGACTTAATTTTGCTGAGGCAAATCAAAAAAAGCGTCTGAATTTTTTAAATCAATATACTAATTTAAGTAAAATTTGCACAATTTTTTTAGTTTTATCCTGTTCCCGTCGTCTTAATAGCTGAAAAATGGTAAAATATTACAAAATACAACTAAAAAGGCCTAAAACATGAATCAAAATAATCTTTTAGAAAAATATAAACAACAAATCGAGGAAATTTCCTCAAAAGAGCTAAATTCAGACCAAAAAAATTTAGCAATTCAAATTTTAGAAAAATTTGAGCCTAATAAACTTGAATATGTTTTTCAGTTTATTTCCCAACGAATCAAAACTGGATTTCGTTTTGATGCAGCTCCCGAATCTGATTCGGACCGAGTTGCAATTTTACAAAAAGATGAAGAAAAATCTTTTGTTTTAGACAAAAACCAGTCTGAAGAAAATACTTTAATAATTGGCGAAAATTACGATGCTCTTAAAAATCTTTTAGTTCTCGAGAGAGAGAGAGAGAGAGAGAGAGAGAGAGACCGCGGGCCGGGTATGATGTAATTTATATTGATCCACCTTATAATACCCAGGCTAGTTTTGACGAAGGTAACCAGATTGCAAATGATAAAGAAAACATTTTACCTTCAAAATTTATTTACCGAGATAAATATTCACGAAATGGTTGGCTAAATTTATTAAACGAACGACTAAATTTAGCCAAAAAACTTTTAAAACAAGATGGAATAATTTTTGTCTCAATTGATGATAATCAACACGCCTACTTAAAAGTTTTAATGGATGAAATTTTTGGTGAGGAAAATTTTGTTGCTAATTTGGTTTGGCAAAAGAAAAACGAAGGATCAGCTGCAGATTCCAAATTTTTAAAAGTTCTAACAGAGCATGTATTAACTTATTCAAAAAACATTCAACATTTAACAACAAATATTTATGTCCAAAATATTAATGACGGCTCATATAAATTTTCTGATGAATATATTCAGGAAAGAGGAAAATATAGGCTGGTCCAACTCGATTTTGCGTCATTAACTTGATCTAAAGGACTTGATTATCCGATTGAGTATAATGGCAAAATTTATTATGCTGGTGGGAGCCAAGAAAAGTGACAAGCCAGGCATCAGGGAAACCACGCTGTTAAAGATTGGCAATGGCGTTGAGCTAGGCAAAAATTAGATTGGGGAATCAAAAATGGCTTTATTGTTTTCAAAAATGAAAGGGTTTATTCAAAACAGTATCAATTTGTTGACAACAATAACCAAAAAATTGAAAGAGTTTCTAAATTTTCTAATTTAATATTATCAGCCCAAGGAACTGAAGGTACCCAGGAACAAAAAAATATTTTTCCAACAAAGGTTTTTGATCATCCCAAACCAATTGAGTTAATTAAGTATTTAATTAATATTCATCCCAATAAAAATGCAAAAATTCTTGATTTTTTTGCTGGAAGTGGAACAACCGGTCATGCAGTTTGAGAGTTAAATCGCCAAGATGGTGGAAACAGAATTTTTACTTTAGTCACAAACAATCAAAATAATATCGCAACTAACATAACCTATGAACGACTTTACCGTGTTTCAAACGGAAAAGGTACCAAAAATCAAGAATTTGATTGAGCCAAAAAAAATAAACCTTATTTGCAAAACCTGAAGGTTTTTGACATTTTTTATTATAATACTCAAATTTTTGATTCAAAAAGTGGACTTAATGATTTGGTTAATTTACTTTTAAAACTTTTTAAAGATTTTGATATTAAAGTCGACTTAAATAATATAGATACTAAAAATACCAGGTATGTTGAACTTTTAAATCATCTTTTAGCACTAAAACCACAAGTAAAAAATGAATAACATTTGATTGTAAGCAAAAATTTTTCATTAAATTTGATTAGATAAGTAAAAATTTCAGGTAATTAGTGTAAAAAAATCTAGATTTTCACTTATTTTTTGAATATTTTATTTAAAAATCATGCAAAATTTTTGATCATATGACCATTATTAACGATCAAATGCCCAAAAAGAAAAGCAAAGTGTTTTCATATGATCATTTTTAACTCAACAAAAAACCAAAATTTACCCTATTTTTTTCAGTTTTATTCTGTTTCCATTGCCTTAATAGCTGAACAATGGTAAAATATTACAAAATACAACTAAAAAGGCCTAAAATATGAATCAAAATAATCTCTTAGAAAAATATAAACAACAAATCCAGGAAATTTCCTCAAAAGAGCTAAATTCAGACCAAAAAAATTTAGCAATTCAAATTTTAGAAAAATTTGAACCAAATAAACTTGAATATGTTTTTCAGTTTATTTCTCAACGAATCAAAACTGGATTTCGTTTTGATGTAGCTCCTGAATCTGATTCCGACCGAGTTGCAATTTTACAAAAAGATGAAGATTTATCTTTTGTCTTAGACAAAAGTCAATCTGAAGAAAATACCTTAATAATTGGTGAAAATTACGATGCTCTTAAAAATCTTTTAATTCTCGAGAGAGAGAGAGAGAGAGAGAGAGACCGCGTCCGGTTATGATGTAATTTATATCGACCCACCTTATAATACTCAAGCTAGTTTTAATGAAGGTAATCAGATAGCAAATGACAAGGAAAATATTTTACCTTCAAAATTTATTTATCGAGATAAATATTCTCGAAATGGTTGGCTAAATTTATTAAACGAGCGACTAAATTTAGCCAAAAAACTTTTAAAGGACGATGGGCTAATTTTTGTCTCAATCGATGATAATCAACACGCCTACTTAAAAGTTTTAATGGATGAAATTTTTGGTGAGGAAAATTTTGTTACAAATATTGTGTGAGTTAAGAAAAATAGTCCAGGTGGAAACACTAGTTTTGATTACAAAATAACACAAAACACAGAATATATTCTTACCTACGCTAAAAATTCAAACAAATGCAAGTTTAATTACCAAAAACATGATGAAAAAACACTTAAAAAATTAGGTTACACACTTAAAGATGAATATTTTGACCAAAGAGGTTATTATAAATTGGTTGACCTTCATCATACATCTTCCACAGGTGCATTTAAATATATAAAGTCTTTAGATTATCCTATTATCGCCCCTGATGGTACCAGTTTTACTTTATATTTAAATAAAAATAATCCAGAATCAGCTTGCTATACTTGGGGAAAAGATACTTTTGCCGAAGGTGAGAAACACGGATTTATTGAAATTGTTAAAAATTCTCGTGGTGATTGGGTTGCTAAACGAAAACAGTATCAATATGTAAAATTTAATCCTAAAACTAAAAAAATTGAACAAATTGAAGTTGGTTTACCATTTAAAAATATTATTAGTGATTTTTATTCATTAAATGGTGGTCTTGAGCTCAAAGAAATTTTTAATAGTAAAAATATCTTTGATTTTCCCAAACCGGTTGGCCTAATTAGTCATTTAATTAATATTCATCCCAATAAAAATGCAAGAGTTCTTGATTTTTTTGCCGGCAGTGGGACAACCGGTCACGCAGTTTGGAATTTAAACCGTCAAGATGGAGGGGAACGAACCTTTATTTTGATAACCAATAATCAAAATAATATCGCAACTGATGTAACATATGAACGACTTTTTAGAATTTCAAACGGAAAAGGAACCAAAAATCAAGAATTTAACTGAAGCAAAAATAACAAACCTTATTTGCAAAACCTGAAAGTTTTTGACATTTGTTATTATAATACTCAAATTTTTGATTCAAAAAGTGAACTTGATTCAAGAAGCGAACTTGATTCAAAAAGTGAACTTGATTCAAAATGTAAACTTGATTCAGAAAACGGACTTAGTGATTTAGTTAAATTACTTTTAAAACTTTTTAAAGATTTTGATATTAAAGTTGACTCGAATCATATAGACACTAAAAATACCAGGTATATTGAACTTTTAAATCATCTTTTAGCACTTAAACCGCAAGAAAAGGATTTATAAAATTATGAAAATGCAATTAACGCAATCTCAATATGAAGCTGTTAAACAATTAGTTGAAAAAACAAAATCATACCTCATTAATAATAAAGAAAATGATGAAAACCAAACAAATCCAGCAAAGCTAAAAAATGCAATTTATTTTAAAGCCCCGACGGGATCAGGAAAAACTTTCATGATTCTAAACTATATTTATGAATTAATTGAATGAAATAAACAAGAAGCTGGTAAAGAATTAGTTTTTGTAATCGTAACATTATCAAGCGCTGAATTACCTAAGCAAATGGAAGAAAGTTTTAATGAATATAAAGATTCTATAAATGATGGAAATTGAAATTTGAATATAGAGAGAATTGAAAGTCCTTCAAACTTGAAAAGAACGGCAAAAGTTGATAAAAATTATCAATTTTTTGCCAAACCTGATTCAGTTTTTATCATGGGTGGCGCATCTTTTAAATCAAATTCTATTTTACGTGAACAAGGATCAATTGAGTCGTTTTTGTCTGAAATTAAACGAAAAGGGCAAATTCTTATTTATATAAGGGATGAGGCTCATATCGGTTCTGATATTCAAATTTCTTCAAAAGACAAATCTTTTGAGCAAAAAATGCAACTAAATGCATCATTTATATTGAAAATGACAGCAACCCCAAAAACTGATTTGCCATTAGTTCAATTATCTGAAAAGGATTTAAGAAAAGATGATATTCAACTTTTAAAAACTACAAAACATCATAATCTTGACTTAGAAAGAGGTAAAGATTATGATGATGAAGAAATTTTGGAAATAGCTTGTAAAAAATTTAATGAAATTAAAGAACAATATAATGATAATAATAAAGAGCCTGGTTTAGTCGGTATTAACCCTGCAATGCTAATTCAAATTGACAATAGCAGTGAAAAAGATGCCCAAAAGGCACAAAAATTTGATGAAAATATTAAAAAAATAATTAAAATACTGGAAAAGCATAATCTTAGCTGGGTCAAATATTTTAAACAAGATGAAAAAGAAAGTAATTTGCGTCAAAAATCTAATTTCACATTGCGTGATATTTCTAGAGATATGTCTTCAGTTGATGTAATAATTTTTAAAATTGGCCCTGCAATAGGATGAAATATTCCAAGAGCATGCATGCTAGTCCAACTTAGAAATATTTCATCATCTAATTTAAGTATTCAAACAATTGGAAGAATAAAAAGAAATCCTTGCCCTTTGTATGAAGATTTAAAACATAATTCCATTGCTCATGAATACTTTATTTATAGTAATGTCGACCCTAAGGATAAAAATGTGCTTAAACTTGTTTTGAAGGAAGAATATAAAGATCACACATTTATATCAGGCCAAATCGAACTTCCTGGAACACTTGTTGAAAATAGAAGTAAAATAATTAATTATGAACAATATTGAAACAATTTTAAAAATGAATTTAACAATGACACTAAGAAGGAAGAAGTTAAAGCAATTTTTGAAGACCGTTTGTCAGAATATGAACGCTATTATAAAGTCAATAAATTTATTTCTATCGATACCGAAGAATATGGTTCAGCAAGATTGATTAAATCAAAAATTTCCAACATTGTCGAATTAGAATTAGCAATTATTAGACTTAAAAACAATTTAAAAAAGTATTTTACTTCTAAAATTTGAGACTTTTTTGACAAAATTAAACAAAAATTTTTGGAAGATAGGAAAATAAATGAACAAATTTTACAATTAATTATTTTGTTAGAATTCGGGCGAGATCTTGCTAAAATTTATAAAAAAACAATTAAAAACCAAGTTGAAAACGCTCAGTATAAACTTAATTTTGAAGAACCTTTGCCTGAAAAAATTGAATTTAATAGTTCTGAAAACGATAAATTGGTGGCAACTAATGATTCCTTTGGTTATGAAACAATTGATGAAAAAACATCAGAAGATAATCTCCCGTTAGATTCAGATGCAGAACAGTCTTTTGCAAATGAATTAATAAACATAAGTGAATCAGATCCAAATATTCGTTTTTGAGCTAAAAACCCAGCCCATACTAAGTTAGGTTTTCAATACATTAACGGAAATGAAATTGCAAATTCATATCCTGATTTTTTGGTTAGTAAAAACGGAAATTATTTTTATTTTGAAATCAAAAATTATGATAATGATTTAGATCCTAAAAAAACCCAATTATTAATAAGTGGTTATAATAAATATTTCAAAGAAAAACAAATAAACCCAAAAAATTTAACCTTAGCTGTTTGTTGAGTTCGTGCTAACCCCAAACGCCTTTATTTTGCTGGATCTTCTAATTTAGAGGAAATTCGAGATAAAATTGATTTTAATAAAATAACAGAAAGAGATATTAATGATATTAGCAATGAAGAATTTGAAAAAATAAGAAAAAAACTTCCGTCAATGTCTTTAATCAAAATTATAAATTAAATGATAAATAATCATTGCTAAAAATAAAAAAGCCTATAATTCATAGGTTTTTGTGCTTTTCAAATATAAAATAAAGCCATTTTCAAATTTGAAACTAACTTGAAAATGGCTAATTTTATTTAACTTTGTATAGAAATTTATTTTTGGGTTATTTTTTAAAAAAAAGATAAAAACCTGAAATTATAAAGACAAAAGAAAATACAAAAAATATAAAAATTACAAGTCTAATTATCTCTTTTTTAAAATCTGATCAGTTTTGATTGCGTTTCTTTTGATAAAATCAAAGAAAAATAGCAATCAAAAACAGGAAAATGGCAATTAAAATTGAAAAAATTAAATATAAAATCATAAGATTTTATGATAATTCAAGGTAAAAAAGCACTTTTTGGATCATTTTTTCAATTCCTTTTTGATTAATTTTTCTAATGTCATAACTTTTAGGGTTTTCTTGAAAATATTTTTCAACTTCGTTAGAAAAATTAACTAAAAGGTCAGTGCCAACGTTAATTTTGTTAATTCCAAAATTGATTGCTTTTTTAATCTCTTCTAGAGAAAGGCCACTGGTTCCGTGCATAACAAGTGGGATTTTATAGTCTTTTTTAAAGTTTTTAACTAAATCTCAATCCAAATTAGCCTTTTTTTTGTAAATTCCGTGCGCGGTTCCAAAAGCAATTGCAAGAAGATCTGGCTCTGTTTTTTGGTAGAATTTTTTAACACTATCAATTTCAAGAATTTGTTCAGTATTTTCTTGATGACCAATTTCTTTGCCGCCAATTTGACCTATTTCTAGCTCGAGAAAAACATTTTTTTTATCAGCAATTGATTTAGCTTTTAGTGATTTTTCGATATTTTCATTAATTGGAAAATTTGAACCATCAAACATTGCAGAATTAAAACCAAATTCAAGGTATTTTTCAAAAAGATTTAAATCATCACAGTGATCAAGATGAAAAATAAATTTACCAGAGGAATTTTGAATCGCTGATAAAATCATAGGTGCTAAAATTTCAATGCGCGAATATTTTATTGCCCCTTGGCTTACCTGAATAATTAAAGGTTTTTGGGAAATTTCCCCGGCTTTAATTACGGCCAAAAGTGTTTCTAAATTTAAAACATTAAAAGCAAAAATTGCTTTATTTTCTGCATTTAGTTTCAAAAATACAAATCTTGGATCAATAAGTGCCATTATTTTCCTATTATTATTTTCCTATTATTATTTTCCTATTATTATTTTCCTATTATTATTTTCCTATTATTTTGCGTACGTGATCGGCAACAAATTCAACATCAGTGCCAACTATAATTTGTAAACCTTTATTGCCAACACGAACGATTCCGCGACCACCAGCTGCAAGAATTTTTGCATCTAACTGTTCATCTTTTTTATTATCTTTAACAATAAGTCGCAATCTTGTTGCACAATTTGAGACTTCTTCAATGTTTTCCTTACCTATAATTTCAATAAAGTTTAGTGCCATTTTTTCATACTGGTCACTAACCTTATCCTTGTTTTGCGCTATATTTTCATTATGCGGGTCTGTTTTTTTAGTGCTGTTAGTTTCTAAATTTTCATTATTAGTGCTTATTTCGGTTTCAATTTTGTCTTCACGACCTAAGGTTTTAATATCAAACTTTTTAATGAAAAAGTAAAAACTTGAGCCTTGAATTAAAAACATTATTGCTGAAAATGCCCAAATTCATAGTGGATTTGCCATAATTCCGCTATTTTTTGCAAAGGCTCAAGAACGTGGGAAAGAGACAATATAGTCAATAAATCCGGCACTAAATCCAATTCCGATACTCATTCCAGTTCATGTCACGAACATATAAATTAATGAAGTAAGAAAAGCATTTAAAAGTCATAAAAGTGGTGAAATAAAAATAAAAGTAAAAATTAAAGGTTCATCAATTCCAGTAAGAAAACTTACAAGTGTTGCTCCTGCCAAAAAAGTAGTAATTGTTTTCCGATTTTCCCGTTTTGCGGCAAAAATCATTGCCACAGCAGCGCCAGGAAGCCCACCTAAATATAAGGGAAAAAATCCGGTTGTAAAACCACCAGAACCAATAATTCCGGCATTAAATGCAG
Above is a window of Mesomycoplasma ovipneumoniae DNA encoding:
- a CDS encoding type III restriction endonuclease subunit M: MNQNNLLEKYKQQIEEISSKELNSDQKNLAIQILEKFEPNKLEYVFQFISQRIKTGFRFDAAPESDSDRVAILQKDEEKSFVLDKNQSEENTLIIGENYDALKNLLVLERERERERERDRGPGMM
- a CDS encoding site-specific DNA-methyltransferase, whose translation is MANDKENILPSKFIYRDKYSRNGWLNLLNERLNLAKKLLKQDGIIFVSIDDNQHAYLKVLMDEIFGEENFVANLVWQKKNEGSAADSKFLKVLTEHVLTYSKNIQHLTTNIYVQNINDGSYKFSDEYIQERGKYRLVQLDFASLTWSKGLDYPIEYNGKIYYAGGSQEKWQARHQGNHAVKDWQWRWARQKLDWGIKNGFIVFKNERVYSKQYQFVDNNNQKIERVSKFSNLILSAQGTEGTQEQKNIFPTKVFDHPKPIELIKYLINIHPNKNAKILDFFAGSGTTGHAVWELNRQDGGNRIFTLVTNNQNNIATNITYERLYRVSNGKGTKNQEFDWAKKNKPYLQNLKVFDIFYYNTQIFDSKSGLNDLVNLLLKLFKDFDIKVDLNNIDTKNTRYVELLNHLLALKPQVKNE
- a CDS encoding type III restriction endonuclease subunit M; this translates as MNQNNLLEKYKQQIQEISSKELNSDQKNLAIQILEKFEPNKLEYVFQFISQRIKTGFRFDVAPESDSDRVAILQKDEDLSFVLDKSQSEENTLIIGENYDALKNLLILERERERERDRVRLWCNLYRPTL
- a CDS encoding site-specific DNA-methyltransferase; translation: MYIDPPYNTQASFNEGNQIANDKENILPSKFIYRDKYSRNGWLNLLNERLNLAKKLLKDDGLIFVSIDDNQHAYLKVLMDEIFGEENFVTNIVWVKKNSPGGNTSFDYKITQNTEYILTYAKNSNKCKFNYQKHDEKTLKKLGYTLKDEYFDQRGYYKLVDLHHTSSTGAFKYIKSLDYPIIAPDGTSFTLYLNKNNPESACYTWGKDTFAEGEKHGFIEIVKNSRGDWVAKRKQYQYVKFNPKTKKIEQIEVGLPFKNIISDFYSLNGGLELKEIFNSKNIFDFPKPVGLISHLINIHPNKNARVLDFFAGSGTTGHAVWNLNRQDGGERTFILITNNQNNIATDVTYERLFRISNGKGTKNQEFNWSKNNKPYLQNLKVFDICYYNTQIFDSKSELDSRSELDSKSELDSKCKLDSENGLSDLVKLLLKLFKDFDIKVDSNHIDTKNTRYIELLNHLLALKPQEKDL
- a CDS encoding DEAD/DEAH box helicase family protein; translated protein: MQLTQSQYEAVKQLVEKTKSYLINNKENDENQTNPAKLKNAIYFKAPTGSGKTFMILNYIYELIEWNKQEAGKELVFVIVTLSSAELPKQMEESFNEYKDSINDGNWNLNIERIESPSNLKRTAKVDKNYQFFAKPDSVFIMGGASFKSNSILREQGSIESFLSEIKRKGQILIYIRDEAHIGSDIQISSKDKSFEQKMQLNASFILKMTATPKTDLPLVQLSEKDLRKDDIQLLKTTKHHNLDLERGKDYDDEEILEIACKKFNEIKEQYNDNNKEPGLVGINPAMLIQIDNSSEKDAQKAQKFDENIKKIIKILEKHNLSWVKYFKQDEKESNLRQKSNFTLRDISRDMSSVDVIIFKIGPAIGWNIPRACMLVQLRNISSSNLSIQTIGRIKRNPCPLYEDLKHNSIAHEYFIYSNVDPKDKNVLKLVLKEEYKDHTFISGQIELPGTLVENRSKIINYEQYWNNFKNEFNNDTKKEEVKAIFEDRLSEYERYYKVNKFISIDTEEYGSARLIKSKISNIVELELAIIRLKNNLKKYFTSKIWDFFDKIKQKFLEDRKINEQILQLIILLEFGRDLAKIYKKTIKNQVENAQYKLNFEEPLPEKIEFNSSENDKLVATNDSFGYETIDEKTSEDNLPLDSDAEQSFANELINISESDPNIRFWAKNPAHTKLGFQYINGNEIANSYPDFLVSKNGNYFYFEIKNYDNDLDPKKTQLLISGYNKYFKEKQINPKNLTLAVCWVRANPKRLYFAGSSNLEEIRDKIDFNKITERDINDISNEEFEKIRKKLPSMSLIKIIN
- a CDS encoding class II fructose-bisphosphate aldolase; protein product: MALIDPRFVFLKLNAENKAIFAFNVLNLETLLAVIKAGEISQKPLIIQVSQGAIKYSRIEILAPMILSAIQNSSGKFIFHLDHCDDLNLFEKYLEFGFNSAMFDGSNFPINENIEKSLKAKSIADKKNVFLELEIGQIGGKEIGHQENTEQILEIDSVKKFYQKTEPDLLAIAFGTAHGIYKKKANLDWDLVKNFKKDYKIPLVMHGTSGLSLEEIKKAINFGINKINVGTDLLVNFSNEVEKYFQENPKSYDIRKINQKGIEKMIQKVLFYLELS